In Raphanus sativus cultivar WK10039 chromosome 5, ASM80110v3, whole genome shotgun sequence, the following proteins share a genomic window:
- the LOC108861888 gene encoding ubiquitin carboxyl-terminal hydrolase 14 isoform X1 produces MELLRSNMSRVQIPEPTHRIYKHECCLSFDTPRSEGGLFVDMNSFLAFGKEYVAWNYEKTRNPVYLHIKESPKSVPEDRPLKKPTLLAIGVDGGFDNNEPEYEESYSIVILPDFVSLPFPSVELPEKVRIAVDTVLSAVGAEKREQVAAWTAEEKKVSEHALALQQLKSGVLIPPSGWKCAKCDKTENLWLNLTDGMILCGRKNWDGTGGNNHAVEHYKETAYPLAVKLGTITANLEAADVYSYPEDDSVLDPHLAQHLAHFGIDFSSMQKTEMTTAERELDQNTNFDWNRIQESGKELVPVFGPGYTGLVNLGNSCYLAATMQILFSTHSFISRYFSHQSLKLAFEMAPADPTLDINMQLTKLGHGLLSGKYSIPVAEKNVATGDVRQEGIPPRMFKSVVAAGHAEFSSMRQQDALDFFLHLLDKVERGNNMRPDLDPTRSFKFGVEEKILCSSGKVSYNKRDDCILSLNIPLQEATNKDELEAFNNQKSDQGSEENNMSTDEIVRPRVPLEACLAMFSSPEQIRDYYSTALKGKTTAIKTTSLTSFPDYLVLHMRKFVMEAGWVPKKLDVYIDVPDVIDISHMRSKGLQPGEELLPDDVREEAMESAQPVANEEIVAQLVSMGFSQLHCQKAAINTSNTGVEDAMTWLLSHMDDPDIDAPISHQTSDVDQSSVDTLISFGFAEEVARKALKASGGDIEKATDWIFNNPNASISDMDVSSSNSAQTPAQSELPDGGGRYKLFGIVSHMGTSTHCGHYVAHIMKEGRWVIFNDSKVGISTNPPKDMGYLYFFQRLDN; encoded by the exons ATGGAGCTCCTCCGATCAAACATGTCTAGGGTTCAGATCCCCGAGCCCACTCATCGCATCTACAAGCACGAGTGTTGCCTCTCCTTCGACACTCCG AGATCGGAAGGAGGATTGTTCGTAGATATGAACAGTTTCCTCGCGTTTGGGAAAGAGTACGTTGCTTGGAACTACGAGAAGACGCGAAACCCTGTTTATTTGCATATTAAGGAGTCTCCCAAATCTGTTCCCGAGGATCGCCCTTTGAAGAAGCCAACCCTACTCGCTATAG GAGTTGACGGCGGATTTGACAACAATGAGCCTGAGTATGAAGAGTCTTATAGCATAGTCATACTCCCCGATTTTGTTTCACTTCCATTCCCTTCTGTTGAGCTACCAGAGAAG GTGAGGATTGCGGTTGATACTGTGTTGAGTGCGGTTGGTGCTGAGAAGAGAGAGCAAGTTGCAGCTTGGACAGCTGAGGAAAAGAAAGTTAGCGAGCATGCATTGGCGCTGCAGCAGTTAAAGAGCGGCGTTCTCATTCCTCCCTCTGGTTGGAAATGTGCCAAGTGTGATAAGACGGAGAATCTCTGGCTTAATCTTACCGACGGGATGATTCTCTGTGGAAGGAAAAACTGGGATGGGACTGGTGGAAACAACCATGCGGTTGAGCACTACAAGGAGACTGCCTACCCTCTTGCTGTAAAGCTTGGAACTATCACAGCTAACTTGGAAGCAGCAG ATGTTTATTCCTATCCGGAAGATGACAGTGTTTTGGACCCGCACCTGGCTCAGCATCTGGCCCATTTTGGAATCGACTTCTCCTCGATGCAGAAG ACAGAAATGACAACTGCCGAAAGAGAACTTGATCAAAATACGAATTTTGATTGGAACCGTATACAAGAGAGTGGAAAAGAATTGGTACCGGTTTTTGGACCTGGATATACCGGACTTGTCAATCTTGGGAACAG tTGCTACCTGGCAGCTACGATGCAGATTCTTTTCTCGACCCATTCGTTTATTTCAAG ATACTTTTCACATCAGAGCTTAAAGTTGGCGTTTGAGATGGCTCCGGCTGATCCAACTTTGGACATCAATATGCAATT AACAAAGCTTGGACATGGGTTATTATCTGGGAAGTACTCTATTCCTGTAGCAGAG AAGAATGTTGCAACTGGAGATGTT AGACAAGAAGGAATACCTCCTCGCATGTTCAAATCGGTAGTTGCTGCAGGACATGCAGAATTCTCTTCTATGAGACAGCAG GATGCTCTTGACTTTTTCCTCCATTTGCTAGACAAAGTTGAGCGTGGCAACAACATGAGACCGGATTTAGACCCCACGAGGAGCTTCAAATTTGGAGTAGAAGAAAAGATCCTTTGTTCGTCTGGAAAGGTCTCATATAATAAGAGGGATGACTGTATTCTTTCGTTGAACATTCCATTGCAGGAGGCAACTAATAAAG ATGAACTAGAAGCCTTTAACAACCAGAAATCAGACCAAGGATCGGAAGAAAATAATAT GTCAACTGATGAAATTGTACGCCCACGAGTTCCTTTAGAAGCTTGTCTAGCTATGTTTTCATCACCTGAGCAGATTCGTGATTACTATAGCACTGCTCTGAAAGGGAAGACAACAGCTATCAA GACAACTAGTTTGACATCTTTCCCAGATTATTTGGTGTTGCACATGCGGAAGTTTGTTATGGAGGCAGGCTGGGTGCCAAAGAAACTTG ATGTGTACATTGATGTTCCAGATGTAATTGATATCAGCCACATGCGCAGCAAAGGGCTTCAGCCTGGAGAGGAACTGTTGCCAGACGATG TTCGAGAAGAAGCGATGGAATCAGCACAGCCTGTGGCAAATGAAGAGATAGTTGCACAGCTTGTCTCAATGGGATTCAGCCAGCTTCACTGCCAGAAAGCCGCCATAAATACTTCTAATACTGGGGTGGAAGATGCGATGACCTGGTTGCTTTCTCACATGGATGATCCAG ATATCGACGCACCAATCTCCCATCAGACATCTGACGTTGATCAATCAAGCGTTGATACCTTAATCTCCTTTGGATTTGCTGAAGAGGTTGCTCGAAAGGCACTCAAAGCCTCG GGAGGAGATATCGAGAAAGCTACAGATTGGATATTCAACAACCCTAATGCTTCTATCTCGGACATGGACGTTTCCTCAAGTAATTCAGCACAAACACCAGCTCAAAGTGAATTACCAGACGGAGGAGGAA GATACAAGTTATTTGGGATAGTAAGTCACATGGGAACATCAACACACTGTGGTCACTATGTGGCACACATAATGAAAGAAGGCCGTTGGGTTATCTTCAATGACAGCAAAGTAGGTATCTCGACAAATCCTCCTAAAGACATGGGTTACCTCTACTTCTTTCAGCGTCTGGACAATTGA
- the LOC108861535 gene encoding early nodulin-like protein 9, translating into MVWNLKNMMLHGFGLVCLFMTINKAYAREFAVGGAKGWTVPSGSQVYSQWAEQSRFQIGDSLLFVYQSNQDSVLQVTRDAYDSCNTDAPTAKFADGKTSFALAQSGPYYFISGNKDHCHKNEKLVVIVMADRSGNKNNNTTSSSPPSTAPAPSGEYAPSPPMEGALEPPAATPTPSQETPNNSASPSSSFVAAAALLGTALASTLFLH; encoded by the exons ATGGTTTGGAACCTAAAGAACATGATGCTTCATGGGTTCGGCCTCGTGTGTCTGTTCATGACTATTAACAAAGCCTACGCTAGAGAGTTTGCGGTCGGTGGTGCAAAAGGTTGGACCGTCCCTTCCGGCTCTCAAGTTTATAGTCAATGGGCAGAACAGAGCAGATTCCAAATCGGCGACTCTTTAC TGTTTGTCTACCAATCAAACCAAGACTCAGTGCTCCAAGTCACAAGAGACGCTTACGACAGCTGCAACACCGATGCACCAACCGCTAAATTCGCCGATGGCAAAACTTCCTTCGCACTAGCCCAATCTGGTCCATACTATTTCATCAGCGGAAACAAAGACCACTGCCACAAGAACGAGAAGCTAGTGGTCATCGTCATGGCTGACAGAAGTGgcaacaaaaacaacaacaccacatcatcatcacctccgTCTACAGCCCCGGCTCCTTCAGGCGAATACGCTCCTTCTCCGCCTATGGAGGGAGCCCTTGAGCCTCCAGCAGCTACGCCTACTCCATCTCAAGAAACTCCAAACAACTCagcttctccatcttcttcctttgttgctgctgctgctcttCTCGGAACTGCTCTTGCTTCAACTCTATTCCTACACTAA
- the LOC108861889 gene encoding protein NDR1 codes for MDQDRDHGGRNCCSCCFSFIFTAGLTSLFLWLSLRPDKPKCSIEYFYLPALNKSLDSHSRLNTTLNFMVRLSNPNKDQGIYYDDVHLSFSTNSSSLVNYTVPRFYQGHKKKAKKWGQTVSLNNQTVLRAVLPNGSAFFRMDLKTRVRFKIVFWKTKRYGVEVGADVEVNADGAC; via the exons ATGGATCAAGATCGAGACCATGGTGGAAGAAACTGTTGTAGCTGCTGCTTTAGCTTCATCTTCACGGCAGGTCTCACCTCTCTTTTCCTATGGCTAAGCCTTCGTCCCGACAAACCCAAATGCTCCATCGAATACTTTTACCTTCCTGCCCTCAACAAATCCTTAGACTCACATTCACGTCTCAACACCACTCTCAACTTCATGGTTCGTCTCTCTAATCCAAACAAAGACCAAGGTATTTACTACGACGACGTCCACCTCTCTTTCTCCACCAACAGCTCCTCTCTCGTTAACTACACAGTGCCAAGATTCTACCAAGGACACAAGAAGAAGGCCAAGAAGTGGGGTCAGACTGTGTCTTTGAACAACCAGACGGTTTTACGAGCGGTTTTGCCTAATGGGTCGGCATTTTTTAGGATGGATCTGAAGACGCGGGTGAGGTTCAAGATTGTTTTCTGGAAGACTAAGAGGTATGGAGTTGAGGTTGGTGCTGATGTTGAAGTCAATGCAGATGGAG CTTGCTAA
- the LOC108861534 gene encoding FHA domain-containing protein DDL, with translation MASESPVRHRQSPRRRSPSRRDESSRSPSPRTKRLRRAQGEREVGRGREREDSRGREKRGERERRREGDKEEKTRRNVTDLEVGDKRRRGGSGREETEERRIAEDERQTNRGRRERSASPSDRNSRKIRRSPDRPSASRHDEGSNARGRGEEPNNEDDSIARMKAAEEALAKKKKEEPSFELSGKLAEETNKYRGIPLLFNEPPEARKPNKRWRLYVFKDSEPLDEPLQLHRQSCYLFGRERRVADIPTDHPSCSKQHAVIQYREVTVEKPDGMVEKQVKPYLMDLGSTNKTYINKDPIESERYYELREKDTIKFGNSSREYVLLHEGSAE, from the exons ATGGCTTCAGAGTCTCCGGTGAGGCACAGGCAGTCTCCTCGACGGAGAAGTCCATCTAGAAGAGATGAATCTTCAAGGTCTCCTTCACCACGGACGAAGAGACTGAGAAGAGCTCAAGGTGAAAGGGAGGTTGGGAGAGGTAGAGAGAGGGAAGACAGCAGAGGAAGGGAGAAGAGGGGGGAAagggagagaagaagagaaggagacaAGGAGGAGAAGACGAGGAGGAACGTGACGGATTTGGAAGTTGGGGATAAGAGACGACGCGGCGGCTCAGGGAGAGAGGAGACTGAAGAAAGGAGAATAGCGGAGGATGAGAGACAAACTAATAGAGGAAGACGTGAGAGGTCTGCTTCACCGTCAGATAGGAATAGTCGCAAGATTAGGCGTTCACCAGACAGACCTTCTGCATCAAGGCATGATGAG GGATCTAATGCAAGAGGGAGGGGCGAGGAACC CAATAATGAAGATGATTCAATTGCTAGAATGAAAGCAGCTGAAGAAGCTTTGGCAAAGAAGAAAAAG GAAGAACCATCGTTTGAGCTATCAGGGAAACTTGCGGAAGAAACCAACAAATACAGAG GTATTCCACTCCTCTTCAATGAGCCACCAGAGGCTAGAAAACCCAACAAAAGATGGagactttatgttttcaaggaTAGTGAACCACTGGATG AGCCACTCCAGCTCCATCGCCAAAGCTGCTACCTCTTTGGACGTGAGAGAAGAGTCGCTGACATTCCTACTGATCACCCTTCTTGCAGCAAGCAGCATGCTGTTATCCAGTACCG GGAAGTGACAGTGGAGAAACCAGATGGCATGGTGGAGAAGCAAGTGAA GCCTTACCTTATGGATCTTGGCAGCACCAACAAGACTTACATCAAC AAAGACCCTATTGAATCAGAACGCTACTATGAGCTGCGCGAGAAAGATACCATCAAGTTTGGTAACAGCAG CCGAGAGTACGTACTGTTGCACGAGGGTTCTGCGGAGTGA
- the LOC130512640 gene encoding COBRA-like protein 10 — protein MMKKAIEVKTGMKIPWNGSYSLSLLILLSSTLFLCNGQDYGTPTEDGAGEPPPEMARCNGIFMSYSFVSKEREYPHVKNVTAQSWAFKSTAMIVNAGKEELTGWQMFIGFRHKELIVSATGASPMDGDFPLDASNGTTFVGSPNTDLKTSILTAGDFTQISTNIEITGTVFGVGKSVMPMPKTLKLVNDGWECPAAKRKGGNMNVCCKRNPKFKVKTGPKTKFAPRRHGDLNIVYDVLQSFSSNYLAQVTIDNENPLGRLDRWNVTWEWMRGEFINTMRGAYTHKRDPSECLYSKAGQYYKDLDFSQVMNCQKKPAISDLPPEMKDDKVMGKLPFCCKNGTLLPPLMDPSKSRSMFQLQVWKLPPDLNRTALYPPQHWKVDGVLNPQYKCGPPVRVDPSQFPDSSGLPAVTYAISSWQIVCNITKPKAQASRCCVSFSAYYNNSAIPCNTCACGCNDIDTNTCNADRNPLLLPPDALLVPFDNRTLKAKAWAKQNHMPIPKKLPCPDNCGVSINWHVNTDYRNGWTARLTVFNWRDFAFEDWFVAVEMGKSGKGYENVYSFNGTRVPPNNRTVMFQGLPGLNYLVGQVNGTHPLRDPPVPGKQQSVISFTKKNINGLKIAEGDGFPTKLFFNGEECALPKHFPKKSSGHRGGISVLMSLVFAMAAAFAL, from the exons ATGATGAAGAAGGCTATTGAAGTTAAAACGGGTATGAAGATACCTTGGAACGGAAGCTATTCATTAAGTCTGTTGATTTTATTATCATCAACTCTTTTCCTATGCAACGGCCAAGATTATGGAACACCGACCGAAGACGGAGCAGGAGAGCCGCCGCCTGAGATGGCGCGTTGCAACGGTATCTTCATGAGCTACAGCTTCGTCAGCAAAGAAAGAGAGTACCCGCACGTCAAGAACGTGACCGCGCAATCGTGGGCGTTTAAATCGACGGCAATGATTGTAAACGCGGGCAAGGAAGAGCTCACGGGATGGCAAATGTTTATAGGGTTTCGCCACAAGGAACTGATCGTTTCCGCGACCGGTGCGTCTCCAATGGACGGTGATTTCCCTCTGGATGCAAGCAACGGAACCACGTTCGTTGGATCGCCAAACACGGATTTGAAGACATCTATTCTAACCGCAGGAGATTTCACTCAGATATCAACGAATATCGAAATCACCGGGACTGTTTTCGGGGTTGGCAAGTCCGTCATGCCCATGCCGAAAACTCTTAAGCTCGTCAACGACGGTTGGGAATGTCCTGCCGCTAAGAGAAAAG GAGGTAATATGAACGTTTGTTGCAAAAGAAACCCTAAGTTCAAGGTCAAGACTGGGCCAAAGACGAAGTTTGCACCGAGGAGGCACGGTGATCTGAACATCGTCTACGATGTTCTGCAATCATTCAGCAGCAACTACTTAGCCCAAGTGACCATCGACAACGAGAATCCACTCGGGCGGTTAGACCGTTGGAACGTGACTTGGGAATGGATGCGAGGAGAGTTTATAAACACGATGAGAGGAGCTTACACTCACAAGAGAGATCCATCTGAGTGTCTTTACAGCAAAGCTGGACAGTACTACAAGGACTTAGATTTCTCACAGGTCATGAATTGTCAGAAGAAGCCAGCTATTTCCGATTTGCCTCCAGAGATGAAGGACGATAAGGTGATGGGGAAGTTACCTTTCTGTTGCAAAAATGGAACTCTTTTGCCACCTCTTATGGATCCTTCGAAATCTCGATCTATGTTTCAGCTGCag GTTTGGAAGTTGCCTCCTGATCTGAACAGAACAGCTCTATACCCACCTCAGCACTGGAAAGTAGATGGAGTTCTCAACCCACAGTACAAATGCGGGCCACCGGTTCGGGTTGACCCGTCTCAGTTCCCGGATTCTAGCGGTCTACCGGCTGTAACCTATGCAATCTCTAGCTGGCAAATTGTCTGCAACATAACCAAACCCAAAGCACAAGCCTCAAGATGCTGTGTCTCTTTCTCTGCCTATTACAACAACTCTGCCATTCCTTGTAACACTTGCGCTTGCGGATGCAACGACATCGATACCAACACTTGCAATGCTGACCGTAACCCTCTCCTCCTCCCTCCAGACGCTCTACTTGTTCCGTTTGATAACCGAACCCTAAAAGCTAAAGCTTGGGCTAAACAAAACCACATGCCAATACCTAAGAAGCTCCCTTGTCCTGATAACTGTGGAGTTAGCATTAACTGGCACGTTAACACTGATTACAGAAACGGTTGGACCGCTAGGTTAACTGTTTTTAACTGGAGAGATTTTGCGTTTGAGGATTGGTTTGTGGCGGTTGAGATGGGAAAATCAGGTAAAGGGTATGAAAACGTTTACTCCTTTAACGGCACACGTGTTCCACCGAACAACAGAACCGTTATGTTCCAAGGGTTGCCTGGTTTGAACTACCTTGTGGGTCAAGTTAACGGAACACATCCGTTAAGAGACCCTCCCGTGCCGGGGAAGCAACAGTCTGTTATCTCCTTCACCAAGAAGAACATTAATGGCTTGAAAATAGCTGAAGGAGACGGGTTTCCGACAAAACTTTTCTTCAACGGAGAAGAATGTGCGCTTCCTAAACATTTCCCAAAGAAGAGCTCAGGACATAGAGGCGGTATCAGTGTCTTGATGTCACTTGTTTTCGCTATGGCCGCTGCTTTTGCACTATGA
- the LOC108861888 gene encoding ubiquitin carboxyl-terminal hydrolase 14 isoform X2 has translation MELLRSNMSRVQIPEPTHRIYKHECCLSFDTPRSEGGLFVDMNSFLAFGKEYVAWNYEKTRNPVYLHIKESPKSVPEDRPLKKPTLLAIGVDGGFDNNEPEYEESYSIVILPDFVSLPFPSVELPEKVRIAVDTVLSAVGAEKREQVAAWTAEEKKVSEHALALQQLKSGVLIPPSGWKCAKCDKTENLWLNLTDGMILCGRKNWDGTGGNNHAVEHYKETAYPLAVKLGTITANLEAADVYSYPEDDSVLDPHLAQHLAHFGIDFSSMQKTEMTTAERELDQNTNFDWNRIQESGKELVPVFGPGYTGLVNLGNSCYLAATMQILFSTHSFISRYFSHQSLKLAFEMAPADPTLDINMQLTKLGHGLLSGKYSIPVAERQEGIPPRMFKSVVAAGHAEFSSMRQQDALDFFLHLLDKVERGNNMRPDLDPTRSFKFGVEEKILCSSGKVSYNKRDDCILSLNIPLQEATNKDELEAFNNQKSDQGSEENNMSTDEIVRPRVPLEACLAMFSSPEQIRDYYSTALKGKTTAIKTTSLTSFPDYLVLHMRKFVMEAGWVPKKLDVYIDVPDVIDISHMRSKGLQPGEELLPDDVREEAMESAQPVANEEIVAQLVSMGFSQLHCQKAAINTSNTGVEDAMTWLLSHMDDPDIDAPISHQTSDVDQSSVDTLISFGFAEEVARKALKASGGDIEKATDWIFNNPNASISDMDVSSSNSAQTPAQSELPDGGGRYKLFGIVSHMGTSTHCGHYVAHIMKEGRWVIFNDSKVGISTNPPKDMGYLYFFQRLDN, from the exons ATGGAGCTCCTCCGATCAAACATGTCTAGGGTTCAGATCCCCGAGCCCACTCATCGCATCTACAAGCACGAGTGTTGCCTCTCCTTCGACACTCCG AGATCGGAAGGAGGATTGTTCGTAGATATGAACAGTTTCCTCGCGTTTGGGAAAGAGTACGTTGCTTGGAACTACGAGAAGACGCGAAACCCTGTTTATTTGCATATTAAGGAGTCTCCCAAATCTGTTCCCGAGGATCGCCCTTTGAAGAAGCCAACCCTACTCGCTATAG GAGTTGACGGCGGATTTGACAACAATGAGCCTGAGTATGAAGAGTCTTATAGCATAGTCATACTCCCCGATTTTGTTTCACTTCCATTCCCTTCTGTTGAGCTACCAGAGAAG GTGAGGATTGCGGTTGATACTGTGTTGAGTGCGGTTGGTGCTGAGAAGAGAGAGCAAGTTGCAGCTTGGACAGCTGAGGAAAAGAAAGTTAGCGAGCATGCATTGGCGCTGCAGCAGTTAAAGAGCGGCGTTCTCATTCCTCCCTCTGGTTGGAAATGTGCCAAGTGTGATAAGACGGAGAATCTCTGGCTTAATCTTACCGACGGGATGATTCTCTGTGGAAGGAAAAACTGGGATGGGACTGGTGGAAACAACCATGCGGTTGAGCACTACAAGGAGACTGCCTACCCTCTTGCTGTAAAGCTTGGAACTATCACAGCTAACTTGGAAGCAGCAG ATGTTTATTCCTATCCGGAAGATGACAGTGTTTTGGACCCGCACCTGGCTCAGCATCTGGCCCATTTTGGAATCGACTTCTCCTCGATGCAGAAG ACAGAAATGACAACTGCCGAAAGAGAACTTGATCAAAATACGAATTTTGATTGGAACCGTATACAAGAGAGTGGAAAAGAATTGGTACCGGTTTTTGGACCTGGATATACCGGACTTGTCAATCTTGGGAACAG tTGCTACCTGGCAGCTACGATGCAGATTCTTTTCTCGACCCATTCGTTTATTTCAAG ATACTTTTCACATCAGAGCTTAAAGTTGGCGTTTGAGATGGCTCCGGCTGATCCAACTTTGGACATCAATATGCAATT AACAAAGCTTGGACATGGGTTATTATCTGGGAAGTACTCTATTCCTGTAGCAGAG AGACAAGAAGGAATACCTCCTCGCATGTTCAAATCGGTAGTTGCTGCAGGACATGCAGAATTCTCTTCTATGAGACAGCAG GATGCTCTTGACTTTTTCCTCCATTTGCTAGACAAAGTTGAGCGTGGCAACAACATGAGACCGGATTTAGACCCCACGAGGAGCTTCAAATTTGGAGTAGAAGAAAAGATCCTTTGTTCGTCTGGAAAGGTCTCATATAATAAGAGGGATGACTGTATTCTTTCGTTGAACATTCCATTGCAGGAGGCAACTAATAAAG ATGAACTAGAAGCCTTTAACAACCAGAAATCAGACCAAGGATCGGAAGAAAATAATAT GTCAACTGATGAAATTGTACGCCCACGAGTTCCTTTAGAAGCTTGTCTAGCTATGTTTTCATCACCTGAGCAGATTCGTGATTACTATAGCACTGCTCTGAAAGGGAAGACAACAGCTATCAA GACAACTAGTTTGACATCTTTCCCAGATTATTTGGTGTTGCACATGCGGAAGTTTGTTATGGAGGCAGGCTGGGTGCCAAAGAAACTTG ATGTGTACATTGATGTTCCAGATGTAATTGATATCAGCCACATGCGCAGCAAAGGGCTTCAGCCTGGAGAGGAACTGTTGCCAGACGATG TTCGAGAAGAAGCGATGGAATCAGCACAGCCTGTGGCAAATGAAGAGATAGTTGCACAGCTTGTCTCAATGGGATTCAGCCAGCTTCACTGCCAGAAAGCCGCCATAAATACTTCTAATACTGGGGTGGAAGATGCGATGACCTGGTTGCTTTCTCACATGGATGATCCAG ATATCGACGCACCAATCTCCCATCAGACATCTGACGTTGATCAATCAAGCGTTGATACCTTAATCTCCTTTGGATTTGCTGAAGAGGTTGCTCGAAAGGCACTCAAAGCCTCG GGAGGAGATATCGAGAAAGCTACAGATTGGATATTCAACAACCCTAATGCTTCTATCTCGGACATGGACGTTTCCTCAAGTAATTCAGCACAAACACCAGCTCAAAGTGAATTACCAGACGGAGGAGGAA GATACAAGTTATTTGGGATAGTAAGTCACATGGGAACATCAACACACTGTGGTCACTATGTGGCACACATAATGAAAGAAGGCCGTTGGGTTATCTTCAATGACAGCAAAGTAGGTATCTCGACAAATCCTCCTAAAGACATGGGTTACCTCTACTTCTTTCAGCGTCTGGACAATTGA
- the LOC130495163 gene encoding protein disulfide-isomerase 5-3-like has product MISPTKIKSVDFYRKIPRDLSEASLSGAGLSIVAALIMMLLFGMELSSYLEVTTTTAVVVDNSSDGDFLRIDFNISFPALSCEFASLDVNDVLGTNRLNITKTVRKFPIDPHLKATGGEFHSGIASHHINHGEEIKQEFPDGATPLTNGGFDLLSQHFPLLIVNFNAPWCYWSNRLKPSWEKAGTIIKQRYDPDTDGRVLLGSVDCTEEPALCRRNHIQGYPSIRIFRKGSDLKEDHGHHEHESYYGDRDTDSIVKMVDELVAPIHPETHKLALDWSISNDTAKRLEKAPVTGGCRVEGYVLVNKVRGNLVISAHSGAHSFDSSQMNMSHVVNHLSFGRLIDPTLMTDVKRLMPYLGYSHEKLDEKSFINHHEFGANVTIEHYLQIVKTEVITRRYGQEHSLIEEYEYTAHSSIAQTYYLPVAKFHLELSPMQIVITENPKSFSHFITNLCAIIGGVFTVSIYILSQILLLLYSYEHSMVVSDSVCGFIFQVAGIIDSVLHNTIRLIKKVELGKNF; this is encoded by the exons ATGATTTCACCCACCAAAATCAAATCCGTTGATTTCTACAG GAAAATACCGAGAGATTTGTCAGAGGCATCTCTCTCAGGTGCTGGCTTATCCATCGTAGCTGCTCTCATTATGATGCTTCTCTTTGGAATG GAGCTGAGTAGTTATTTGGAAGTCACCACTACAACTGCTGTCGTTGTTGACAACAGCTCTGATGGGGACTTCTTACGCATTGATTTCAACATCAG TTTTCCTGCCCTTTCATGTGAATTTGCATCCCTTGATGTGAATGACGTGTTAGGAACA AACAGGTTGAATATAACAAAAACTGTTCGGAAATTTCCAATCGATCCGCATTTAAAGGCCACAGGTGGAGAGTTTCACTCTGGCATTGCATCACATCACATCAACCATGGAGAAGAAATTAAGCAAGAGTTTCCTGATGGTGCCACACCATTAACCAATGGTGGTTTTGACTTATTGTCACAACA CTTTCCGTTATTGATTGTTAACTTTAATGCACCATGGTGTTACTGGAGTAATCGTCTG AAACCGTCTTGGGAGAAAGCAGGTACCATCATAAAACAGAG ATATGATCCTGACACTGATGGGCGTGTTCTTCTAGGAAGTGTTGATTGCACAGAAGAACCTGCGCTATGTAGGAG gaACCATATACAAGGCTATCCATCTATTCGGATTTTCCGCAAAGGCAGTGACCTTAA aGAGGACCATGGACACCACGAACATGAATCTTACTATGGAGATCGGGACACAGACAGTATAGTTAAG ATGGTGGATGAACTGGTAGCACCAATCCACCCGGAGACACACAAGCTAGCTTTGGATTGGAGTATATCCAATGACACAGCAAAACGTCTTGAAAAGGCACCAGTTACAGGAGGTTGTAGAGTTGAAGGCTATGTGCTTGTAAACAAG gttcgaGGAAACCTCGTTATCTCAGCTCATTCAGGAGCTCACTCGTTCGACTCTTCTCAGATGAACATGTCGCATGTGGTTAACCATCTTTCATTTGGGAGGCTGATTGATCCTACGTTGATGACCGATGTGAAGCGGTTGATGCCATATCTTGGCTATAGCCATGAAAAGCTGGATGAAAAATCATTCATAAACCATCACGAGTTTGGTGCCAATGTTACT ATCGAACACTACCTACAAATAGTGAAAACAGAGGTTATTACAAGAAGATACGGTCAAGAACATTCATTGATCGAGGAATATGAATACACCGCTCACAGCAGCATAGCTCAGACTTACTACTTACCCGTTGCAAAGTTTCACTTAGAACTCTCTCCCATGCAGATTGTAATAACTGAAAATCCAAAGTCCTTCTCACACTTCATCACAAATCTTTGCGCCATCATTGGTGGTGTTTTCACGGTTAGCATATATATTCTCAGTCAAATCTTGCTTCTTTTATACTCTTATGAACACTCCATGGTGGTTTCAGATTCTGTCTGTGGAtttatttttcaggttgcaGGAATAATAGATTCGGTTTTACACAATACAATAAGACTGATAAAGAAGGTTGAACTTGGGAAAAACTTTTGA